One genomic segment of Hordeum vulgare subsp. vulgare chromosome 2H, MorexV3_pseudomolecules_assembly, whole genome shotgun sequence includes these proteins:
- the LOC123427225 gene encoding proteasome subunit alpha type-7-A-like, translating into MAHHQLTPSPPANRFLLPHTTRHRRRLKAVRKGNAAVGVRGTDTVILGIEKKSTPKLQDSRSMRKIASLDMHVALACTGLKADTRVLINRSRVECQSHRLTIEDPVTVEYITRYIAGLQQKYTQSGGVRPFGLSTLIVGFDPYMDKPALYQTDPSGTFSARKANTTGRNSNSMREFLEKNYKDTSGKETIKLTI; encoded by the exons ACCCCATCCCCGCCCGCAAACCGCTTCCTCCTCCCGCACACCACCCGCCACCGTCGACGCCTCAAGGCCGTACGCAAGGGCAACGCCGCCGTCGGCGTCCGCGGCACCGACACCGTCATCCTCGGCATCGAGAAGAAGTCCACCCCCAAGCTCCAGGACTCCAG GTCCATGCGAAAGATCGCGAGCCTGGATATGCACGTCGCACTGGCGTGCACGGGGCTCAAGGCGGACACGCGGGTGCTCATCAACCGGTCGCGCGTCGAGTGCCAGAGCCACCGCCTCACCATCGAGGACCCCGTCACCGTCGAGTACATCACCCGCTACATCgccggcctgcagcagaagtacacccaGAGTGGCGGAGTCCGCCCCTTCGGCCTCTCCACCCTCATCGTCGGCTTCGATCCGTACATGGACAAGCCCGCCCTGTACCAGACCGACCCCTCCGGCACCTTCTCCGCCCGGAAGGCCAACACCACGGGGAGGAACTCCAACTCCATGAGGGAGTTCCTGGAGAAGAACTACAAGGACACCTCCGGCAAGGAGACCATCAAGCTCACCATCTGA